The DNA window CTGCATCGCCTTCTCCAACGACGGGCTGCCCGTGGCCTCGGCCGAATTCTTCCGCCGCGCCGTGGAGTACGCCGCCACCTTCGAGCGGATCGTCATCGACCACTGCGAAGAGCCGACCATGGCCCCTGCCGCCGGCATGAACGAAGGAGTGGTCAGCGCCACGCTAGGGCTCAAGGGCCAACCCTGGGTGGCCGAAGCCGCGCAGGTGGCCCGCGACGTGCTCCTGGCCGAATACCTGAACCTTCCCATCCACATCGCCCACGTCTCGTGCAAGGCCAGCGTCGAGCTCATCGCCTTCGCCAAAGGGCGCGGCGCGCCCGTTACGGCCGAGACCTGCCCGCACTACCTGCTGCTCACCGAGGAGGCCTGCCTTGGCTACTCCACCCGCGCCAAGGTCAACCCTCCCCTGCGCACGCAGGAGGACGTGGAGGCCATGCGCTTGGCCGTGGAGGGCGGCGTCATCGACATCATCGCCACGGACCACGCGCCGCACGCGGAGCACGAAAAGGAGGTCGAATTCGACCTCGCGCCCTGCGGCATCAGCGGCCTGGACACCGCTCTGTCGCTGGTCATGAGCCTCACGCCCGGCCAGATACTCTCCGAGGCGCGCGTCGTGGAGGCCATGTGCCACGCGCCCGGCCGCATCTTCGGCATCCCGGTGAACCGTTTCGCCCCCGGCGATCCGGCCGACGTGGTCCTCTACGACCCGCACCACCGCTGGGTCGCCTCGCGCGAGACCATGCGCTCCAAGAGCCTGAACACGCCCTGGCTCGGCCGGACCATCATGGGCCGCGTCACGGCGCACTTCATGGCTGGCCGCAG is part of the Alkalidesulfovibrio alkalitolerans DSM 16529 genome and encodes:
- a CDS encoding dihydroorotase, with the translated sequence MSPDLVIRGGRLACGTAAVKADCLTDCLVKDGRILDVVPHDPDRTYECESVEATGLVLLPSLIDAHAHLREPGQEYKEDIASGLAAAAAGGFGHVMCMANTRPVNDDASITRDMLDIARRSHPHGPRLHPIGALSKGLRAEELAPMADMAQAGCIAFSNDGLPVASAEFFRRAVEYAATFERIVIDHCEEPTMAPAAGMNEGVVSATLGLKGQPWVAEAAQVARDVLLAEYLNLPIHIAHVSCKASVELIAFAKGRGAPVTAETCPHYLLLTEEACLGYSTRAKVNPPLRTQEDVEAMRLAVEGGVIDIIATDHAPHAEHEKEVEFDLAPCGISGLDTALSLVMSLTPGQILSEARVVEAMCHAPGRIFGIPVNRFAPGDPADVVLYDPHHRWVASRETMRSKSLNTPWLGRTIMGRVTAHFMAGRRIV